A genomic window from Silene latifolia isolate original U9 population chromosome Y, ASM4854445v1, whole genome shotgun sequence includes:
- the LOC141631552 gene encoding uncharacterized protein LOC141631552: protein MIAGTIIVVREGKGSSNGTKTEQIAPSSPLYLHPSDSPSLSLTQIKFDGEKYALWVDAVRNGLDAKSKLAFVDGTIEKPNMVPGEDESLESVAWLQCNAMIKAWLRNAIGILLHPSISFNGTVAEIWKELQERFSAGDAPRVHQLKSELNDYKQNKDQSIIKYYTKLKALWDELSTYSRVTP, encoded by the coding sequence ATGATAGCCGGCACAATAATCGTTGTTAGAGAAGGAAAAGGTAGCAGCAACGGCACCAAGACCGAACAAATTGCGCCATCTTCACCGTTATACCTTCATCCCTCCGACAGTCCTAGCCTATCATTGACTCAAATTAAGTTTGATGGCGAAAAATATGCACTCTGGGTTGATGCGGTCCGGAATGGCCTCGACGCTAAAAGTAAACTAGCTTTCGTAGATGGCACCATTGAGAAACCAAATATGGTACCAGGAGAAGACGAAAGCCTTGAAAGTGTCGCTTGGCTTCAATGTAACGCCATGATAAAGGCTTGGTTGAGAAACGCTATCGGGATTCTCCTCCATCCCAGCATCTCATTTAATGGCACGGTGGCTGAAATATGGAAAGAGTTACAAGAACGATTCTCTGCTGGCGATGCACCACGGGTACATCAATTGAAAAGCGAACTTAACGACTATAAGCAAAACAAGGACCAATCAATTATCAAGTACTACACCAAATTAAAGGCTCTATGGGACGAATTGTCTACTTACAGTCGGGTTACTCCTTGA